TTGAGGTTTCCACGTATGGTTTGTAGATGGAAGACCAGATCCTGTTTGTAGCTGTTGGGAGACTTCCTGTGAGTTAGCATCTGCTATAAGGAGAGTGTTAATGGGTTTGGCAAGATGGCATGGGAGCAGCAAGGGCCTGAAGAACTTACTGCAAAAGCTTGGATGATGCTTCTTGCTGTCTCCTGTCGCTGCTGGAACAGTAGCGCAGCTGCCCTGTTGCCATGCTCAGTACTTCTCTGAAGAGATAAGGTGCAGTTCAAGCTCAGCAgagttattattattattgtgtcAACAAATACTGTTGTAGCATTTTTCAGGGTAAGTTCAGTGCTGTTGGGAGACCCTTCCCAGGCTTGAAAGGCTctgaagaaggggaaaaaaccccaaacccaaaatacGTGTTTAGGGACTGACAGGCCAAGTTTAAAGCACTGGGGAGTTGGAGAGAACCAGCATCTCTAGAAAAAACATCTCTCTCCTGCTACCAGAACCAGCTGTGACCTTGCTCAGCTCTAGGGTGCTGCTCGAGTTGACAGGGAAGCTGTAGTTTATATGAAAGTAATTATTAGACAGTTTTGGTCTACTTTTAAGAGCTAAGTGCTAAATTATAATAACGTTTGGAGTGAGTTTGAGCTACTAGCCGGtgtggcttggggcagagctcAAGGGATGACGGTGTTGTCAGCATAGGGCCGGGCTGGTTTGTCTTGGGGCTACACCAGGCAATACTGAGAGGTGATGGAAGAGGCCAGCTGTGTCTTTACTTGAACCACTTAGGACAAATGTAACAAAACACACATAGCCAAGGGGGAAAATGCCACTTACTTGCTTCCTTTGTAGGCAGGCTGCTTTTCTGGGTCCTGTGGCCATTTGGGTATACAAAAGTGGAGCCCCTGGCTTTCTCATCTGACTGCATCTGTGTAGATGAGAACACACTGAGGCTCATGTTCCTCATCCTTGAGAGGATGAAGTGGTGTGTGTCTGCACATAATGCAATTCACTCACTGGCAGGGCAACTGAATCCCTTCCCTAATAGCACAGGACGAGTATTCACCTTCCCTGTACTGGTCTCTATCTGTGGCATATGAGAAGTAAGTGTTTCTAGTGCTCAGACTTACAACCTGGGTTGTGTTCTGGGGCAGCTGCAAggttctccttcctttcttagAAAGGTTAGGCTATGAATTGGCATAAAGATGGGTGGTCTGCCTGTTAGTTTTGGcagaggtgggaaggagggaggttACAGGCTTTAGCAACTGTTTCCTGCTGTTCTAGTTTCATGTTGCATCTCAGTTGTGAGGTGCAGCTATTTTGGGGGCTACATATTAAAACAGGTCAAAGAACTAGTACAGGCTACCCTTCTGGTTGCTTCTAATAAGTTTCCTTATTTAGATCACCAGGTGGTTTACAAGCTTTTGTATCTGCAGAGCTAAGAACGTAGCCTGGAATCTGATTAAACGAGCACTGCCACTAAAATGAGGAGGTGGATCGGGGGGGCTTCCGTGCACCTATCAGAGGGAGCAGTCTTTCCTTGCTGGTCAGAGCCTGTCTGTCGTATGTGGAGCTGGAATGGTGTTAGACCTTAAACATACCTTTTCTCAATGTTCTGAACAAGCTTAGTgtgggctctgtgctggcttgctgctttgcagggtTCAGGGAGCCTTGCTGTCTAGAACAGATCCTCTTCATAGAAGAACTTTTAAGGTTTTGTTGTGGGTGTGTTTTTGTTACGTTCTTAATCAACTTGAGATGCATTAAATCTTTAAACTAAGCTTGGTCAGGACATTTTACGTTGCCCTGGACAGTAGCTGATCTCTGGTAACTTGTGTGACTGATCCtttaagcaaagctgaaaaaggtcTGTCTGAGATGAAATAGAAGTTTGTACATGTATGGTTATTTAACAAAAGAGGATTAGAAACTGATTTAATTCTTTGCAGTTTTGCTGAAGATCTCTCTGCAAAAGAAGTCATTGAAAAAGAGGATCAAGAGGAAAGAAGTTTGCAGGAACTGACTGCTGGCCAAAGGTTTTATAGCTTTTGTAGCCCAAGAATATATGAAGTAGATTCTTCTCAAGTGACCATATTTCAGCAACTTCCTTAAGCATTTGTCACATTAAGTATAGCATCTAacttttcctctgaattttaGGGTATTCTGACATTGTACATGAAATTTGCTGTAGACTTAATTTCTCTAAAGAAACTTTTGCACATCTGTTAAGTCACTTTGTACAAATcagtatgtgtatgtatgtgccAGTTGAACATTCATTTTTGGATCTATAATTTTAACAGCTTTGAGGATAGATGTGGTTACAAACCTTCATAGTTTGGGAGCTGTAGAGTGGTAAGAATATTACATGGCAAGAAAAATGcttaaagaaagaaggaaaaacaactgTGTGGGTGGGAAGACAGTTAGGGGTAGTGGACCAAGCGGGGCTTCTCTTGCGATCCAAGACATGCAGTTTCTGGTAGAGTCTTGTAACTGATGTTGATGCCTTGCTTGAAAACCTCTACTTTGCAGTACACGAAAGTAGCTTGAGCCAGAGTTGTCTTCAGCTGTAGCTATGAAAGTTACTGCAAAATGACATGGGATGCTCAGACCAAGTTTGGCTTTGGCAATGTTGATGTCAAAAGACagtttttagctttttttggGGTATGCTTAATTTCTTTGCTATCGGGTGTGAAACTTTGTGGTAAACCCTAACCTCATAGACCTTGCTTTGAAGGTGATGTGACCATGTTTTCAACTTTGGGTATTAAAATCCAATACCTGTTTTTAAATAAGGCTTTATATATTGGTTTTCTTTGGCCACAGATCTCACTGTTAGTGTTGAtgacttttgctttttctctgagttgctgctctttgccttttttgctgcttctgaagtGTGTATCTTCtggagtttgttttccttttgtatcTGACCTTTTTGTGTGCGCAGCATATCTTCATTCTGTTCTGATTCTCCATTATTTTTGTCCCAAGGCTCTTCCGTTAGAGCTTTGCCTCCCAAGTAATCACTAGAAACTTGTTCTGAAGGTGCCATTTAACTGGGGTGTGATGGGGTTTAGCAAATTTGTATTAATTACTTTCAAATTGTCCCCTTTGCTGTTGACACTTGTAGGGCAGCCTTCCAGGGTCAAAAACGTAAGGAATTGGGAGTTATGCAAGCCTTGCAGTAAGGAATTATATCCCAAGACAAACTTAATGCAACTGTCTAGCAAGCTGTCTTCCAGGGAATTTATAATTCCATTATTCAGTCACGTGTTTCATCATAATTAGTCTTTGCTTCTTTGTGTGCCAGCTAATTGTGCAGAACTGTTTTACTTAATGCACCTGTGGAgcagctgatatttttttttccttctgtcttcccACCCCCCTTTGGATTTTTGTGATGTTGACTGTTTTGATACTTAGATATTTTTGAAATAGTTCTTAGTCTTGTGTGCTAACCTTGcctccttttttcattttgtgtgtttttttgtttgctagGTTGAGACTGAACTGAAGTTAATCTGTTGTGACATTCTGGATGTACTGGACAAACACCTCATTCCAGCAGCTAACACTGGCGAGTCCAAGGTTTTCTATTACAAAATGTACGTATCTTCTTGTGAGGCAAGGACCTCTTCCTCTATCTGTACTAGAGACAGAAGGTAGCTATACGCGTGGCTTCTGCCCGCTCAACCACAGTAACTTCTAGAAAGAGGACAGTTCAGTCATGGGTAACAAATATCCCTTTTGGGCTACCTTTGAGGTGTTAGTGTCTGGATAGATTTTGTTTGGAGTGAGGTCATGAGAATTTAACACAAGCTGTTCTAACTTTCTAAATTACAACATAAAATCTAAATACTCTTAGATGTAAGAAACAACTGTTTAATTGAGCTAATAATGTAGAAATCCCATCCCTGCTTCGGTGTTTTGCATGAGCTGTACACTCTTCATAAAGAGAAGATTAGGTAGGCTGATAACTGTCATGTAGTCTCAACTTCAAACCTGCATTATCAAATGAAATTTGGTCATGAAGTATGTTGTTGTAGTCACTAGTTCGATGCATATTTTATACTTTCTGAAGTGTAGCTGAAACCTTGAACAGCAGAGTGTGCTTTCCCCTGTAGTTGAATCCTCTGTCCTTCAGATCAAAAACCTGTCTAGTTCAGCTACGGTTGTACAGAGACACAGTTTGATAACGGAGAAAGTAGTACTCTGATTTCCTGTACTCATGCAAGAAAATAAGCGAACCcaaactgtttgttttcttgcctCATGGCATAAAATCGACTCAAGTACTAATGCATTGTTGTCTAGGCAGTAGTTCAGCAGCAGTGTCCTTTGTGTGTGAATATATAAACATCAGTTTCAGAATTGAGCTGTTAATTTAGCAGCTGGTGGGGAAATGATGACTACCGACTTGtcactgtttctgtttccaggAAGGGGGACTACCATAGGTATCTGGCTGAGTTTGCCACAGGAAATGACAGGAAGGAGGCTGCAGAGAATAGCTTGGTGGCTTATAAAGCTGCTAGTGATATTGCAATGACAGAACTCCCACCAACACATCCTATCCGCTTAGGACTTGCGCTCAACTTCTCTGTATTCTACTATGAAATTCTTAATTCTCCTGATCGTGCCTGCAGGTAGGTAGTGactgggaaggggggggaaacTTAATGTGAATACCAAACAAGCCAGAAGTGGTTGCTACTTGAGTAACTGCTTTTCCTCAGTAGGATCGCTGGGCTGCCTGGCTTTCTTCCTGCTCTAGTAACTGATGACTTGCTGTGTTTGAGGTCAATTCGCTGGAAAGGTTTTCAACTTTGCCATTTGCTTTTGAGTCCAGACCCATTTGTTTTATCTGGAAGTAGATCACGTATGAGCAGCAGAATAGCGATAGCCTTGGATTGATCAGCTAATGGCAGTTTTAACAGCTTGCCATGTTAACTCTGTGCATGCCCTTGTCCTGCAAAAAGTGTGAGGTGATAGAACTTGCCTCTCTGGCTGTTCCACAAGGTAAGAGGGATCATGTTCCCAATTTCTGTGAACACGTATAGAATGACAATAGCTCATCTGTCTGTAGGGGCTCAGCTCATATGAGTGCAAAAGTGGTGACTGAAGCAAGAGCTGTTCGTCTTATATTTCTGTCATTGCAGGTTATGTAATATTCTTTTTCAAGCTTTTAGCAGATCTTAATCTGTTCTACTACAAGACGTAGAAATACTCAATAAAACCAATATGCTTGAGTGAAAAGATTCTGAAGTATGCAAAGTGactgcatttgaaaatgagaGATGTTTGGATGAACATCTAATCACTGttgaataatataaaaaaatgttacagatgTCATGTAGCCAAACTAGAAGATAGGTGTCCTGAGGCACAGGTTCAACTTGCGTGCTTCCGGAGTCTGTTTAGCAATATACGTTAAATCTGACTTATTCTGTTCTTACAGGTTGGCAAAAGCAGCTTTCGATGATGCTATTGCAGAACTGGATACACTGAGTGAAGAAAGCTATAAGGACTCTACACTTATCATGCAGTTGTTACGTGATAATCTGACACTATGGACTTCAGACATGCAGGGTGATGGTAAGTACGTTCAGCTCGAAAATGCTGCTGTCTGCTCACCTCTGCCCAGGAACCAGAGCATGGAAATGTAGATGGATTCGGTGTTTTACTTCTGTCTTTCCTAGTAATTGACTCTCCtgaatttctgtcctttcttaaCACTGCCTAAGTTGTTAGGGGTGACACTAGCTGCTTTTGAGAAGCTTTTCAGCTCTCACTTGAAGGAGGTGTGGAGTAAGTAacattaacttttttcttctccccacctgGCTGTTGAGGCATCTGTGATTAAATTAAATCActggttttaaaagaacagcttgctttcttttgtggCGTGGTGTGTTCATCTGTGGTTGTCATTCCAACCAGATGTGAATTTCGAATGCAGGAGGAAGTATTGGAAATAACCTAgttccccccttttttttttttttcaggacacTGTTGATATGTCTGTTGGTATTTTAGTGGAAGACTTGCTGCCCTCATACTAATCACTTCACCTTACagcattttctgtatcttttcctctccttatGAAGGATTAGGTacaaggagaagaggaagaaagggaaaaggattttgtaaaatactttgttacaaaaaaaaacccacaaagcttGGGGAAATATAATTTGCTGCTTGAGATGTTAAGTACTTTTATTTAATACATTCCCCAAACCGCTAGCTTGTGACGCCTGAAGTGGGCTACTGCCAGAGCAAATACTACGTATATTCCCTGGCAGTACCAGAGGGTGGGATGTTGATTGCTTTTGTTACTAATACGTGGTAGTtagttaaatttttttatttaaattttaaagggtttttttggcataCTGAGtggactttttccttttatactTTCCCATACAATGCTAAGCATAAATTTACTCGTTTGGGTTTTTGAAGTACAcctttgctatttaaaaagaaacttgagTTGTCTTCTGCAAAAATTACGTCCTGGAGAGACAGGTGGAAAGGGCTGACCTCCAAGTTTAAAGTCAGTCCTGTTTAAATTATGTTAGGTACTTAGACACGCACAGAAGCTTAAACAACATGGCTTTTTAACTTCTGATAGATACTGAGGGTCTTAAAAGTTTTTTGTAAGATGTTAGTTGAAGCATGGCGATAGCCGTATAGCGTGACTTCAGAGTACCTTATTGGTGTGTAGTGTCTGTTTGAAAGCAACTGTAGAATCTCTTTAACTCTACCAACTACCTGGTTTTGTGTAGGATCGAtgggtttgttttaaagtattattaCTTGATAGCTTCCTGCTCTTTGCGTAGATCATGAGTATTGGATGTTGTAGATCCTGTTTCAGCCCTATTTCTTTGGGCTTTTGACAGAACGGGGAAAGCTGTAAATGTGCAGGGCCTTGGCTTCTAGGTTACCCTGCTGCTTCCTGGTGCTGAAGTCTCTCGCCAGGGCCCACACCTTGCTTCTGAAGGTGTGAGGTTATCTGATAGCGCagaagcatgtgtgtgtgtcctggATAGGTATGTACCGACCCTGCTCTAAATGCTGCAGGTATAATTGGATGCCTGCCTTGCCATGGTTAGGtgttggaaaaagaaattgcttccCAATTCCCACAATTGAAATAggaccttttatttttcttctgtaacagAGACAAATATTCTGGTGCTCTGTGGTAACACTGAGGAAgccatttcagtgaagttaaCGAGGCCAAACTGGTGTTACAAGACAGTAACATCTTCCAAAAGCTGCTTTATTTGCACGTGAGCTGACTAATATGCCTCATGTATTACAGAAGTTCAGGATTATTTACAGAGGctctttatatttcttcttgcaTAATCTAGGTTGTAATTTCTCATTTCGTAATTAGCTCCATAGCATAGACaatagatatttttgtttttcctgaggtATTTCAGATTTCCTGGTTACTGTTCATGATGCATGccaggatgatgatgatgattacAGAATTCAAAACACTGTAGAACTCCTTAAAATAGTGGTGCAGTTCTCCAGGTCCACAGAAAGTATGGTGTCGATGCATATCGTTCAGACATAGGtgcaaaattaagttttctcatttcctcaTCCCATGCTGATACGCTGGCTGGGTGCATTTAAAACTGTTGCTTCTAGAattctgtatttccaaaatGGGTAGAGCCTTTGTAGATTGGCAAAAGTTAATTGGCACTGAGCAAATCATCACTACTAGTAGTTTCCTAAGGGGTGGGGGAGACTTGAAAAAAGCTTGTTGTGTTTATTAAGCTTTTGCCTGTTTTTATTCCAGTTGTGTAGGTTGTAGAGTATGACTTTCTAAAATCAGGTGTTGGTCAGCTGCTGCACTTTTCCATCTCATTTACTCTATCTTTAACCATGTCATAGACGAGGTGTCGAGTTTATTTTCACGCTTGTAATGTCGTCTTCATATGAttcctcttttccccttctttcctgcTGTATAGATTCCTAAAGGAAAGTCCAACTGTTCATTTCCTAAAAACTCTACTTTGTAAGTCTTCGTCATGGCTTAATGAACTTTTCAGCGTCAGTTTTCTTCTGATCACTAATTGTGCTTGCCTCTGTcactctcctgctgctgataAATTGCTTGTATCTTTGACTCCATTCCAGGGCTAAGCAATGTTCTACCAGTTTGGGACCTGCTGGCCCTACCCAGGTCCAATACGCTTGACTAAGAGCCAAAGTAACTTACAAGTTTGGGAATTGAGCTGCGTACCTGGATGGATATTAAGAATATTTGGGCATGAAAAGTACTTTCACAATGGCCTGATAAAGGAGTATTTGCTTAAGTGCGTTGGCTAGAGCATGCTCAGATCTTCTTTTAATCATCTTCCTGGGTTAGGGCCTCGGCTTTCctctctgaaatgaaatttcctatctgttaatgtaattttaaatgtaagttTTATTGTTGTTGGATGTCACATGTCTTGTGTTCCTAGGCCACCTCTTCCAAATCTACCTTGTGTTGCACCTGGTGATAATTCTGAATCTGAACATGCTCTGAGCAGGCATTCTGATGATACGCTGAAAGTCATTAGTCTCATTTGATAGGGTTttattgcaaattaattttttgaatgGGCAGTTTTTGTTTATCGCCCTTAAGAGAGTATCATCTCACATCATTAAAGATcattgtaaagaaaacatttttccgTTTCTCCTACCAATTAAGTTAATTGTGCATGTGTTAATGGCACTAGCTGAAGTACGTTAAACTTTTTCCCGTTGCATTAGACGTCGGGCAAAGACATGCAGGAGGCATTGCATGCACCTCACCCAGGGGCAGCTGAAGTATAACCAAACACTTGCTACCGGAGGCTTTGTGGAGAGATTTCCATTTCACTGCATGTTGCAGCCTCGTTGAATAGGCCCAAACTGGCTGTTTttcaagagaaattaatttccacactgttttccttttaataaactCAAGTTGGGGTTTCTGGTCATGTTGGACTTGAAGTAGGGATGGTTTTTCATACTACTTTCGGTACCCTTAATAATATGTGCCATCAGTGTTAGTTTGTAAAACTGACTGCAGTACTTTGCTGTTGTTGAGACTTGAGTGGACGTGGGCagaaaaaattttaatttctaaaaactGTTTTGGTCTCACTTCTGTAGCTAGTGAATAGATGTCCTTCGGGCACTCGGGAGTAGAGATGAGGTTTTGGGGAAGCTGTTTTCCAATTTAATGGATGTTGATCTACAGCCATTCTGATGAATCAGCTCTTGATCAACAGGACCGGTCACATGCGCAGTGTCAGTTTTTTCGGGACCgtggtttgttgtttgtccTTACAACAGAGTTCGTCTTCTAATggcctgtgctgcagttctgTATGAAATGTGATGGGGTGATTATGAGGCTTAATTTCCATGGAAACGCTTCACTCCCAAACTGGCTGTGTtatgtgagtgtgtgtgtcATCTCTGCAAGTGTGTGAGCGAGCGTGTGTACTTGCATGAAACTATTAATCTCTAGATGATTGTTAAGCCGTTCTGCAGGTCTCGTCTTTTAGAAGTTGACGTCTTACTTTTAAACGCTTTTGTAGGTGAAGAACAGAATAAAGAAGCGCTGCAGGATGTGGAAGATGAAAACCAGTGAGACACAAAGGCCAACAAGAGAACCCATCTCTGACcacccttccccttccccacaaaAACCCTCAGTGTCACTCTGAGAACCACCAAATCTGACTTTTACATTGGGTCTCAGAATTTAGGTTCCTGCCCTGTtgggtttctttatttttattttttttacacagtttAAAAGTTCTTAAAAGGCAAGAGTGAATTTCTGTGGATTTTACTGGTGCCAGCTTGTAGGTTCTTTAAGACACTAACAGGACTGCGTACAGGCTCTTT
This genomic interval from Falco peregrinus isolate bFalPer1 chromosome 2, bFalPer1.pri, whole genome shotgun sequence contains the following:
- the YWHAE gene encoding 14-3-3 protein epsilon, producing the protein MDDREDLVYQAKLAEQAERYDEMVESMKKVAGMDVELTVEERNLLSVAYKNVIGARRASWRIISSIEQKEENKGGEDKLKMIREYRQMVETELKLICCDILDVLDKHLIPAANTGESKVFYYKMKGDYHRYLAEFATGNDRKEAAENSLVAYKAASDIAMTELPPTHPIRLGLALNFSVFYYEILNSPDRACRLAKAAFDDAIAELDTLSEESYKDSTLIMQLLRDNLTLWTSDMQGDGEEQNKEALQDVEDENQ